TTTACCAGCCTGCTTGAACAGGAAATGGAACAGGCAAACCACTCCCGCAACCTGCTCGCGGTAGCCGTGATATGTATTCAGAAGATCAAAACCTATCGCGAGGCAATGGGGCCTGCGTTTGGGGATACCGCACTGATGGTCCAGGCATACAAGCTTGATCAGTGGATGCAGCATCGCGGTATCATTGGTCGACTCGAAGAACAACAGTTCGCCATTGGCATTCGTGATGTTCGCGATGTCGACCATCTGACCGTGATGCTCACGGCATTGGCCAATTACATTGCCATTCCGCTGGAGATGGGTGAACAGAGCCTGTCCATGAGCGCCAATATTGGCGTCATGCTTTATCCTGTCAGCGATTGCAATGCCGAACAGTTGCTGCTTTCCGCTGAAACAGCCCTGTCCGCTGCCCAAAAGAACGAACATAACCTGATTGAGTATTTCTCACCGGAGCTGAACCTGCGCAGCCGAAAACGACTGACGCTGGAGGCCCAAATGAGAAAAGCAATTGAAGAACACCAGTTCCAGGTCTATTACCAGCCGCAGATTGATCTCGCTGACGGATCCATTATGGGAATGGAAGCGCTGGTGCGCTGGTTGCACCCGGAAAATGGCCTGGTATCACCGGCCGAATTCATTCCCCTTGCAGAAGAAACCGGGCTGATAGTTCCTATCGGCGAGCAGGTAATTCTTGATGCCTGCCAGCAGACCAGGGCATGGATTGAACAGTTTCGAACACCGCTGGTGGTCGGCGTGAACCTGTCGCCGTTACAATTTTCGAAATCAAATCTGCCCCGGGTCATTCGCCAATCCCTGGACGCCACCGGGCTCCCGGCATATTGCCTGGATCTGGAGATCACGGAAAGCATGGCCATGACAGACATTACGGCGAGTGTGCATATCCTGAACTCGCTGAAAGAACTCGGCCTGCATACTTCCATGGATGATTTTGGTACCGGCCATTCCTCGCTGAGCTATCTCGAGCAATTACCGCTGGATATTCTCAAAATCGATCAGTCGTTTGTCAAAAAAATCGATCAATCAGGGCAACATGGCACCGTCGCCCGGGCGATTATCAACATTGCCCATGGTATGAACATGAAAGTCATAGCCGAAGGTATTGAAGAAGCCCATCATGACCGGTTTCTCACCCAGTGGGGCGCACAGATCGGGCAAGGCTATTTCTACTCCCGCCCCCTGCCGGCAAACGAATTTGAATCCTTTTTTCTCGCGCACCAGCAACCCTCTTCTGCCGCCGGCAACGCTCAGTCCTGACTCCACGGCAAACCACCGCAATCGCGTGGCGCTCTCCGCAAAACTGTGGGATGATGTGTTTTTTCATTTACCAAGCAAAGAACAAAGGGTCAGGAAACATGAAATACAACTATCTGGTTATTACTCTGGCGTCAGCGCTGGCGCTGGGCGCCTGCAACAAGAAGGCTGACGTTGATCTTTCCGATGACAAGAACAAGCTGAGCTACGCCATCGGCTTCCAGGTTGGCAGCAACCTCAAGGCACAGGAGATGGACGTCAACCCAGACGCCATTGCCGAAGCAATTGCCGATGTCCTGGCCGACACCAAGTCCAAACTGACCCATGAACAGATGCAGGCCGCCATGATGAACCTGCAGAAGAAGAAAATGGAAGCACAACAGGCCAAGGGCGATGAAAACAAAAAAGCCGGCGAAGCATTCCTGGCCGAAAACAAGAAGAAGGAAGGCGTGAAGGTTACCGAGAGCGGCCTGCAGTACAAGGTTGTTGAAGCCGGCAAGGGCAATAATCCCAAGGAATCCGATACCGTTGTCGTTCATTACCGCGGCACCCTGATTGACGGCACCGAATTCGACAGCTCCTACTCCCGCAAACAGCCTGCCACGTTCAAGCTGGGCCAGGTTATCAAGGGCTGGCAGGAAGCATTAAAGCTGATGAAGCCGGGTGGCAAGATGCACGTGGCCATCCCGTCTGACCTGGCATACGGCGAACGCGGTGCCGGTGGCAAGATCGGCCCCAACTCTACACTGCTGTTTGAAATCAACCTGATTGAAGTGAAGAAATAAGCGATAACAAAAAGCCCCGCTGCCTTTATCCAGGCAGCGGGGCTTTTGTTTTTTGGCGATCAGCCTGCGTGATGTTCGCGTGATGCCGAAAATTTCACTTCCGGCCAACGCTCCGTTGCCAGATTGAGGTTGACCCGGGTCGGCGCAAGGTACACCAGCGCGCCGGCGCTGTCGGTTGCCAGCTGCAGCTCATTCTTGCGCCGGAATTCATCCATCTTCTTCCTGTCATCACACTGCACCCAGTGCGCAGTATAGATGCCAACGTTGTCATAGCTGCATTCCACGCCGTATTCATGCTTCAGGCGATGCGCAACAACATCAAACTGCAACACGCCCACCGCACCGAGAATCAGGTCATTACTGGATAAAGGCCGGAACACCTGGGTTGCCCCCTCTTCGGACAACTGGTCCAGCCCTTTCTGCAAGGCCTTGGCGCGCAACGGATCACGAATAACGACACGGCGAAACAACTCCGGGGCGAAGTTGGGGATGCCGGTGAAATTCATGTCTTCACCTTCGGTAAAGGTGTCACCGATA
The nucleotide sequence above comes from Gammaproteobacteria bacterium. Encoded proteins:
- a CDS encoding EAL domain-containing protein; the encoded protein is MIYGETTIFAEEENRHLILVADDDPLTRKMICSILHKKGYRTEEAEDGEIAVSKSNAILPSLVLMDGKMPNMSGYDACRAIRERASQQSLPIIMLTGDEDVDAVDRAFHSGATDFITKPINWSLLSERIRYALRARDDFLELTDKQLKLARTQKIARLGYWEMNVKNSGIKLSPEIQKLLGLEFAGVASTLVDYLKFVHQEDYDRVDSYLQELIKTGRQGFMEYRLVNTHGQVLHVQQHTEFVSDDGNSATMMLNAVQDISSARQNELLSQHKKSRDPLTGLPNRAMFTSLLEQEMEQANHSRNLLAVAVICIQKIKTYREAMGPAFGDTALMVQAYKLDQWMQHRGIIGRLEEQQFAIGIRDVRDVDHLTVMLTALANYIAIPLEMGEQSLSMSANIGVMLYPVSDCNAEQLLLSAETALSAAQKNEHNLIEYFSPELNLRSRKRLTLEAQMRKAIEEHQFQVYYQPQIDLADGSIMGMEALVRWLHPENGLVSPAEFIPLAEETGLIVPIGEQVILDACQQTRAWIEQFRTPLVVGVNLSPLQFSKSNLPRVIRQSLDATGLPAYCLDLEITESMAMTDITASVHILNSLKELGLHTSMDDFGTGHSSLSYLEQLPLDILKIDQSFVKKIDQSGQHGTVARAIINIAHGMNMKVIAEGIEEAHHDRFLTQWGAQIGQGYFYSRPLPANEFESFFLAHQQPSSAAGNAQS
- a CDS encoding FKBP-type peptidyl-prolyl cis-trans isomerase, with translation MKYNYLVITLASALALGACNKKADVDLSDDKNKLSYAIGFQVGSNLKAQEMDVNPDAIAEAIADVLADTKSKLTHEQMQAAMMNLQKKKMEAQQAKGDENKKAGEAFLAENKKKEGVKVTESGLQYKVVEAGKGNNPKESDTVVVHYRGTLIDGTEFDSSYSRKQPATFKLGQVIKGWQEALKLMKPGGKMHVAIPSDLAYGERGAGGKIGPNSTLLFEINLIEVKK